The Clostridium chauvoei genome has a window encoding:
- a CDS encoding PTS sugar transporter subunit IIA: MFNELLEKKRYSFHEGFDNWEDAVKAACQPLIEEGAILPSYVNSIIRCVNEYGPYIVIAPNICIPHAQEGIDGDVKTTSICFMKTEKPVHFSDDPEHDARLFFVLASENSELHLHNLTELVGLISDEEVVEKLLNAKSFEDLKKIQG, translated from the coding sequence ATGTTTAATGAATTATTAGAAAAGAAAAGATATTCCTTTCATGAGGGATTCGACAATTGGGAAGATGCTGTAAAGGCTGCATGTCAGCCGCTTATAGAAGAAGGTGCAATTCTTCCTAGTTATGTAAATTCAATTATAAGATGTGTAAATGAATATGGTCCATATATAGTTATAGCACCTAACATTTGTATTCCACATGCTCAAGAAGGAATTGATGGTGACGTTAAAACAACTTCAATTTGCTTTATGAAAACAGAAAAACCAGTACATTTTAGTGATGACCCAGAACATGATGCAAGATTATTCTTTGTATTAGCATCAGAAAATAGTGAGTTACATCTGCATAATCTTACAGAATTAGTTGGATTGATATCAGACGAGGAAGTAGTAGAGAAATTATTAAATGCTAAATCTTTTGAAGATCTTAAAAAAATCCAAGGGTAA
- a CDS encoding LPXTG cell wall anchor domain-containing protein, translating into MKRFLRFIILTLILTLNITCISTTKAFAIKIPSKITLIGDTEGIRIKGEDFLKIDNLMPGDKHIGIVDIESNHEEHFELYMRIEQPDKKDEYHLLDKLNLKLTIGNKEIYDGLVSDGTHLKNNIFIGVFKNGDREKIKAELSLDGKSVGNEYADKKSHLKWVFTATNINSSGEVDSSNGGNSLSGKLPSTGQEGIYKILGLALLAIASGILLFKNKKS; encoded by the coding sequence ATGAAGAGATTTTTAAGATTTATAATTCTTACATTAATTCTAACTTTAAATATCACTTGTATAAGTACTACAAAAGCCTTTGCTATTAAAATACCATCTAAGATTACTTTAATAGGGGATACAGAGGGAATTAGAATTAAAGGTGAAGATTTCTTAAAGATAGATAATTTAATGCCAGGTGATAAGCATATAGGAATTGTTGATATAGAAAGCAATCATGAAGAGCATTTTGAATTATATATGAGAATAGAGCAACCAGATAAAAAAGATGAATATCATCTTTTAGATAAACTTAATTTAAAGCTTACAATTGGAAATAAAGAAATATACGATGGTTTAGTAAGCGATGGGACTCATTTGAAAAATAATATTTTCATAGGAGTTTTCAAAAATGGAGACAGAGAAAAAATAAAAGCTGAACTTTCTTTAGATGGAAAGAGCGTAGGTAATGAGTATGCAGATAAAAAATCTCACTTAAAGTGGGTATTTACAGCAACTAATATTAACTCTTCAGGAGAAGTTGATAGCTCTAATGGAGGAAATTCATTATCAGGAAAATTACCATCAACAGGGCAAGAAGGTATTTATAAAATACTTGGATTAGCATTATTAGCAATTGCATCAGGAATACTTTTATTTAAAAATAAAAAGTCATAA
- a CDS encoding signal-mediated exported protein yields the protein MRRKKELIATLSVVLFIVIIGGIFKTLGFFSDIDTNESVFTTGKIDTEVTEEFDSSDKDHKDNLKKKVKIKNNSETEALVRVSISTRWIDDNDNVLGLDENVVQLNMSKDWEKYWVKGNDGYYYYKKILEGKKDDKNAETEMLLESVTFNIPEEKKPLYEGKNFIIDVKSEGVQPTYLNSRKEDYAYRQVWRELHDKNIDSLLSSIIDETEKGKGE from the coding sequence TTGAGAAGAAAAAAAGAACTTATAGCAACTCTTTCAGTAGTACTTTTCATAGTTATTATTGGAGGGATTTTCAAAACCCTAGGATTTTTTAGTGATATAGATACAAATGAATCTGTATTTACTACAGGAAAAATAGATACAGAGGTTACGGAAGAGTTTGATTCAAGTGACAAAGATCATAAAGATAACTTGAAAAAGAAAGTAAAAATAAAAAATAATAGTGAAACAGAAGCTTTAGTAAGAGTTAGCATAAGTACAAGATGGATTGATGATAATGATAATGTTCTAGGTCTTGATGAAAATGTAGTTCAATTGAATATGTCAAAGGATTGGGAAAAATATTGGGTTAAAGGTAATGATGGATATTATTATTATAAAAAAATATTAGAGGGAAAAAAAGATGATAAAAATGCAGAGACAGAAATGCTTTTAGAATCAGTAACCTTTAATATACCAGAGGAAAAAAAGCCTTTATATGAGGGCAAGAATTTTATAATAGATGTTAAATCAGAAGGTGTACAACCAACTTATTTAAACAGCAGAAAAGAAGACTATGCTTATAGACAAGTTTGGAGAGAATTACATGATAAAAATATTGATAGCTTGTTAAGTAGCATAATAGATGAAACTGAAAAAGGTAAAGGAGAATAG
- a CDS encoding PTS ascorbate transporter subunit IIC, with translation MDFLIKIWEFFQVNILTQPAFFIGFIVLLGYLLLRRPIYEAFAGFVKATVGYLILNVAAGGLVSNFRPILAGLKDRFNLTAAVIDPYFGQTAAQTAIEGIGRSFSLMMLVLLVAFLFNLLLVFFRKWTKIRTVFITGHIMVQQSSTALWMLLFCFPQLQDTKIVLMLGLLLGTYWSVSSNLTVEACQELTEGGGFAIGHQQMFGVWLTDKIAGKFPKNSKKIEDLELPGFLSIFNDNVVATGVLMLIFFGTIMTILGPDLLQQIDKSFKPERNFFFYIMEKSFNFAVYLSILQLGVRMFVSELTESFQGISNKLLPGSMPAVDCAAVYGFGHPNAITIGFLFGALGQFIAILGLIVFKSPVLIITGFVPVFFDNATFAVFANRKGGLKAAITIPFAAGMIQVLGGAFSAHFFQLSQYGGWHGNFDWDTIWPLFGVMMKYGQYIGVAAVLIIMLAIPQIQYRKNKKNYFKVAEDYEATINQEVTA, from the coding sequence ATGGACTTTTTAATTAAGATTTGGGAATTCTTTCAGGTAAATATTCTTACTCAACCGGCATTTTTCATTGGATTTATAGTACTTTTAGGTTATTTACTTTTAAGAAGACCTATTTATGAGGCATTTGCAGGATTTGTAAAGGCTACAGTTGGATATTTAATATTAAATGTAGCGGCAGGTGGATTAGTTAGTAATTTTAGACCTATACTTGCAGGACTTAAAGACCGTTTTAATTTAACAGCAGCTGTTATTGATCCGTATTTTGGACAAACAGCAGCACAAACAGCTATTGAAGGCATTGGAAGATCCTTCTCACTAATGATGCTTGTATTACTAGTAGCATTCTTATTTAACCTTTTACTAGTATTCTTCCGTAAATGGACTAAAATACGTACAGTATTTATAACAGGACATATTATGGTACAACAATCATCAACAGCACTTTGGATGCTATTATTCTGTTTCCCACAATTACAAGATACAAAGATAGTTCTTATGCTAGGTTTACTATTAGGAACATACTGGTCAGTATCATCTAATTTAACTGTTGAAGCATGTCAAGAACTTACAGAAGGTGGCGGATTTGCTATAGGACATCAACAAATGTTTGGTGTTTGGTTAACAGATAAGATAGCAGGTAAATTCCCTAAAAACAGCAAGAAGATAGAAGACTTAGAGCTTCCAGGCTTCCTTTCAATCTTTAATGATAACGTTGTAGCAACAGGAGTACTAATGTTAATTTTCTTCGGTACTATAATGACAATATTAGGACCTGATTTACTACAACAAATAGATAAATCCTTTAAACCAGAAAGAAACTTTTTCTTCTACATAATGGAGAAATCATTTAACTTTGCAGTTTATCTAAGCATATTACAACTTGGAGTTAGAATGTTCGTATCAGAACTTACTGAATCTTTCCAAGGTATATCAAATAAATTACTACCAGGTTCAATGCCAGCTGTAGACTGTGCAGCAGTATATGGATTTGGACATCCAAATGCTATAACAATAGGATTCTTATTCGGAGCACTTGGACAATTTATAGCAATATTAGGACTTATCGTATTCAAGAGTCCAGTATTAATAATCACAGGTTTCGTACCAGTATTCTTTGATAATGCTACATTTGCAGTATTTGCAAATAGAAAAGGTGGATTAAAAGCAGCAATTACAATACCTTTCGCAGCAGGTATGATTCAAGTTTTAGGAGGAGCTTTCTCAGCACACTTCTTCCAATTATCACAATATGGTGGATGGCATGGAAACTTCGACTGGGATACAATTTGGCCACTATTTGGTGTAATGATGAAATATGGTCAATATATTGGTGTGGCAGCAGTATTAATAATTATGTTAGCTATTCCACAAATACAATATAGAAAAAATAAGAAAAATTACTTTAAAGTAGCAGAAGATTATGAAGCAACAATAAATCAAGAAGTAACTGCTTAA
- a CDS encoding LPXTG cell wall anchor domain-containing protein produces MKRVLKIVMVTFIFSFIFTTKTFALEKIPSNIKLEGNSEGISFQENKDEFLNIDNLLPGDWYQGVIDIENKHSKPIELYMRLEKDPKLEEYHLLDKLNLKVKLGEKEIYNDVISKADELNENIFLGIFKKGDKEKLTIEIFLDGNKIGNEYVDKKSKINWIFTANTVDKQEKPNKVINKNYGINKYFNKLGLPSTGDDSIYIIVSTSIVAIILGLIMMKKRKRDFH; encoded by the coding sequence ATGAAGAGAGTTTTAAAAATCGTAATGGTCACGTTTATTTTTAGCTTTATATTTACGACAAAAACCTTTGCCTTAGAGAAAATTCCATCAAATATTAAGCTAGAAGGAAATTCAGAAGGAATTAGCTTTCAAGAAAATAAAGATGAGTTTTTAAATATTGATAACTTATTACCAGGAGACTGGTACCAAGGAGTTATAGATATAGAAAATAAACATAGTAAGCCTATAGAGCTTTATATGAGATTAGAAAAAGATCCTAAATTGGAAGAATATCATTTGCTAGATAAACTTAATTTAAAAGTTAAACTTGGAGAAAAAGAAATTTACAATGATGTAATAAGCAAAGCAGATGAATTAAATGAAAATATATTTCTAGGCATTTTTAAAAAAGGTGATAAAGAAAAATTAACAATAGAAATTTTTCTTGATGGAAACAAGATAGGAAACGAATACGTAGATAAAAAATCTAAAATAAATTGGATATTTACAGCAAATACAGTAGATAAACAAGAAAAACCTAATAAAGTTATTAATAAAAATTATGGTATAAATAAATATTTCAATAAATTGGGATTGCCATCAACAGGGGATGACAGTATTTATATAATAGTAAGCACTTCTATAGTTGCTATTATACTTGGTTTAATTATGATGAAAAAAAGAAAGAGAGATTTTCATTAA
- a CDS encoding PTS sugar transporter subunit IIB gives MLKVIAACGNGMGSSQIIKMKIEKIFRKLGVPVSIHHSSVGEAKTQASNYDVVFCSEALKGNFANAAKNGTKVIGLKNLLSEQEIEEKIKEHVIQK, from the coding sequence ATGTTAAAAGTAATAGCAGCATGTGGAAATGGGATGGGATCAAGTCAAATAATCAAAATGAAGATTGAAAAAATCTTTAGAAAGTTAGGAGTTCCAGTTTCAATTCATCATAGTAGTGTAGGAGAAGCTAAAACTCAAGCATCAAACTACGATGTAGTATTTTGTTCAGAAGCATTAAAAGGAAACTTTGCAAATGCAGCAAAGAATGGAACTAAAGTAATAGGACTTAAGAACCTTTTATCAGAACAAGAAATAGAAGAAAAAATTAAAGAGCATGTAATACAAAAATAA
- a CDS encoding L-ribulose-5-phosphate 3-epimerase → MKEYTLGLYEKSMPNTLTWREKLTFAKEAGYDFVEISIDETDEKLSRLESSKEERLELIKTMYEIGIPIRTMCLSGHRKYPLGSLNENVRNRGMEIMEKAIDFACDLGIRIIQLAGYDVYYDESTEETEKLFSQNLKLAVEMAAKKGIILAFETMETEFMNTVEKAMKYVNKINSPYLHVYPDCGNIKNAAVTYNTNVLDDLKTGAGHIAAVHLKETVPGKFREIPFGTGHVNFEEIIRTSWELGVRRYVAEFWYVGNDNWKNVLKETKVFMDEKFKNAHNPK, encoded by the coding sequence ATGAAGGAATATACATTAGGATTGTATGAAAAATCAATGCCAAATACCCTTACATGGAGGGAAAAGCTAACTTTTGCAAAGGAAGCTGGTTATGATTTTGTTGAAATAAGTATAGATGAAACAGATGAGAAGCTTTCAAGACTTGAAAGCTCAAAGGAAGAAAGATTAGAGCTTATAAAAACTATGTATGAAATTGGTATTCCAATTAGAACTATGTGCCTTAGTGGTCATAGAAAATATCCACTTGGAAGTTTAAATGAAAATGTAAGAAATCGTGGCATGGAAATTATGGAAAAAGCTATAGATTTTGCTTGCGATTTAGGTATAAGAATAATCCAATTAGCAGGATATGATGTTTACTATGATGAGTCTACAGAAGAAACAGAGAAGTTATTTTCACAAAACTTAAAGCTAGCTGTTGAAATGGCTGCAAAAAAAGGAATAATATTAGCTTTTGAAACTATGGAAACAGAATTTATGAATACAGTAGAAAAGGCTATGAAATATGTAAATAAAATAAACTCACCATATTTACATGTATATCCTGATTGTGGAAATATAAAAAATGCAGCAGTAACATATAATACTAATGTTTTAGATGATTTAAAGACAGGAGCAGGACATATTGCAGCAGTTCATCTAAAAGAAACAGTTCCAGGAAAGTTTAGAGAAATACCTTTTGGTACAGGACATGTAAACTTTGAAGAGATAATAAGAACTTCATGGGAATTAGGTGTTAGAAGATATGTAGCAGAGTTTTGGTATGTAGGTAATGATAATTGGAAAAATGTCTTAAAAGAGACAAAAGTTTTTATGGATGAAAAGTTTAAAAATGCCCATAACCCTAAATAG
- the fsa gene encoding fructose-6-phosphate aldolase → MKLFVDTANVEDIRKANDLGVICGVTTNPSLIAREGRDLKEVIDEICSIVDGPISAEVMGLKAPEMIEEGRELSKMNKNIVIKIPMCEEGLKAVSVLSKENIKTNVTLIFSPLQALLAARAGASYVSPFLGRLDDIGNPGIDLVRNISEIFEIHGIETEIISASVRNPMHVLDVALAGSHIATIPYSVIAQMTKHTLTDVGMAQFIADYEKAFGNK, encoded by the coding sequence ATGAAATTATTCGTAGATACAGCTAATGTTGAAGATATTAGAAAAGCTAATGACCTTGGAGTTATATGTGGTGTAACTACTAATCCATCATTAATAGCTAGAGAAGGAAGAGACTTAAAGGAAGTTATCGATGAAATCTGTTCAATAGTTGACGGACCAATCAGTGCAGAAGTTATGGGATTAAAAGCTCCTGAAATGATAGAAGAAGGTAGAGAACTTTCAAAGATGAACAAGAACATAGTTATAAAAATACCTATGTGTGAAGAAGGCTTAAAAGCAGTAAGCGTATTATCAAAAGAAAACATAAAGACTAACGTAACATTAATATTCTCACCACTTCAAGCTTTATTAGCTGCTAGAGCTGGTGCTAGTTATGTAAGCCCATTCTTAGGAAGATTAGATGATATCGGAAATCCTGGAATAGACCTAGTAAGAAATATATCTGAAATATTTGAAATACACGGAATAGAAACAGAAATTATTTCTGCAAGTGTTAGAAACCCAATGCACGTTTTAGATGTTGCTTTAGCTGGTTCACACATTGCAACAATTCCTTATTCAGTTATAGCTCAAATGACTAAGCACACTTTAACAGATGTTGGAATGGCTCAATTCATAGCTGACTATGAAAAGGCATTTGGAAACAAATAG
- a CDS encoding transketolase, with protein sequence MNKELLVNKSKDVRKNIIEMIYEAKSGHPGGSLSCADIITYLYYEKMNVDVKNPKAENRDRFVLSKGHAAPALYSVLAEKGFFPKEELKHLRRIGALLQGHPDAKHIPGVDVSTGSLGQGISNAVGMALGLKTQKSDAKVYTVLGDGELQEGLVWEASMAAVHYKLDNLVAVVDYNGLQIDGKNEDVMTVSPVDEKFRSFGWNVIMCDGNDFEEIDRAFNSLVSGKPNLILASTVKGKGVSFMENQAGWHGQAPSAEQKDQALAEIAK encoded by the coding sequence ATGAATAAAGAGTTATTAGTTAACAAGTCAAAAGACGTTAGAAAGAATATTATTGAAATGATCTATGAGGCTAAATCAGGTCATCCAGGTGGATCATTATCTTGCGCAGATATAATTACATATTTATATTATGAAAAAATGAATGTAGATGTGAAAAATCCTAAGGCTGAGAATAGAGATAGATTTGTTTTAAGTAAAGGACATGCTGCACCAGCACTTTATTCAGTATTAGCAGAAAAAGGATTCTTCCCAAAAGAAGAATTAAAGCACTTAAGAAGAATTGGAGCTTTATTACAAGGACATCCAGATGCAAAACATATTCCAGGAGTTGACGTTTCAACTGGTTCATTAGGACAAGGAATATCAAATGCTGTAGGTATGGCGCTTGGATTAAAGACACAAAAGAGCGATGCTAAGGTTTATACTGTTTTAGGAGATGGAGAATTACAAGAAGGTTTAGTGTGGGAAGCATCAATGGCTGCTGTACATTACAAATTAGATAACTTAGTTGCTGTTGTTGATTACAATGGCTTACAAATAGACGGAAAAAATGAAGATGTTATGACAGTTTCACCAGTAGATGAAAAGTTCAGAAGCTTTGGTTGGAACGTTATAATGTGCGATGGAAATGACTTTGAAGAAATAGATAGAGCTTTCAATTCACTTGTAAGCGGAAAGCCAAATCTTATACTAGCAAGCACAGTTAAAGGTAAGGGTGTTAGCTTTATGGAAAACCAAGCTGGATGGCATGGACAAGCACCAAGTGCAGAACAAAAAGATCAAGCTCTAGCTGAGATTGCTAAATAA
- the ulaG gene encoding L-ascorbate 6-phosphate lactonase: MSKVDEITRESWVLGTFPEWGSWLNEEIEQEVVAPNTFSMWWLGCTGIWVKSEGGANLCIDFWCGSGKRTHANPYMDPQHQMSRMCGGKKLQPNLRVAPFVLDPFRIKEVDAVISTHDHNDHIDVNVASAVLKNCDEKVPFIGPQACVDKWVGWGVPKERCIVVKPGDTIKIKDVELVALESFDRTALITSPPEGNLVGTMPINMDIKAVNYLIKTTGGNLYHSGDSHYSNYYAKHGNDHKIDVALGSFGENPRGITDKMTSSDILRMGEALNTQVIIPFHHDIWSNFQADTNEINVLFEMRKNRLQYKFVPFIWQVGGKFTFPVDKDKREYHYPRGFDDCFAKDINTPYTSFL; encoded by the coding sequence ATGTCAAAAGTAGATGAAATAACAAGAGAATCATGGGTGTTAGGAACTTTTCCTGAATGGGGAAGCTGGTTAAACGAAGAAATTGAACAAGAAGTAGTAGCACCAAATACATTTTCAATGTGGTGGTTAGGATGTACAGGAATCTGGGTAAAGAGTGAAGGTGGAGCAAACCTTTGTATAGATTTCTGGTGTGGAAGTGGTAAAAGAACACACGCTAATCCATATATGGATCCACAACATCAAATGTCAAGAATGTGTGGAGGAAAGAAGTTACAACCTAACTTAAGAGTAGCACCATTTGTTTTAGATCCATTTAGAATAAAGGAAGTAGATGCAGTAATTTCTACACATGATCATAATGATCACATTGATGTAAACGTTGCATCAGCAGTATTGAAAAATTGTGATGAAAAAGTTCCTTTCATTGGACCACAAGCTTGTGTGGACAAGTGGGTTGGCTGGGGAGTTCCAAAAGAAAGATGTATAGTTGTTAAACCAGGCGACACAATAAAAATTAAAGATGTAGAATTAGTTGCTTTAGAATCATTTGATAGAACAGCATTAATAACAAGTCCTCCAGAAGGAAACTTAGTTGGAACAATGCCAATAAATATGGACATTAAAGCTGTTAACTACTTAATAAAGACAACTGGTGGAAATCTTTATCATAGTGGAGATTCACATTACTCAAACTACTATGCAAAACATGGAAATGATCACAAGATTGATGTAGCATTAGGTTCTTTTGGTGAAAATCCAAGAGGTATTACAGATAAGATGACTTCATCAGATATCTTAAGAATGGGGGAAGCATTAAATACACAAGTTATAATTCCATTCCATCATGATATATGGTCAAACTTCCAAGCAGATACAAATGAAATAAACGTATTATTTGAAATGAGAAAAAACAGACTTCAATATAAATTTGTTCCATTCATTTGGCAAGTAGGCGGAAAGTTTACATTCCCAGTTGATAAGGATAAGAGAGAATATCACTATCCAAGAGGTTTTGATGATTGTTTCGCAAAAGATATAAATACACCATATACATCATTCCTATAA
- a CDS encoding signal peptidase I, translating to MFNKVLKGILNGIFYVVIVGIIVFALSPKLFGFSFYSVLSGSMTGSIDTGSIIAVKKVEASKIKKSDVITFKTGGDTVVTHRVVNVFNENGLKFATKGDANEQIDPMKTSEDNVIGKVIFHLPFLGYLIVFIQNNLVVVGITLTILIVGGYLIENFFSKKTKAEKVRI from the coding sequence ATTTTTAATAAGGTATTAAAGGGTATTTTAAATGGGATATTTTATGTAGTTATAGTAGGTATTATAGTTTTTGCACTAAGTCCAAAGCTATTTGGGTTTAGCTTTTATAGTGTATTAAGCGGAAGTATGACAGGGTCAATAGATACAGGTAGTATAATTGCAGTTAAAAAAGTTGAAGCAAGTAAAATAAAAAAGAGTGATGTAATAACTTTCAAAACAGGTGGGGATACAGTAGTTACCCATAGAGTTGTTAATGTATTTAATGAAAATGGTTTAAAATTTGCAACTAAGGGTGATGCAAATGAACAAATAGATCCAATGAAGACTTCAGAAGATAATGTTATAGGAAAAGTAATTTTTCACTTGCCATTTTTGGGATATTTAATTGTATTTATACAAAATAATTTAGTAGTAGTGGGAATTACATTAACTATTCTAATAGTTGGAGGATACTTAATTGAGAACTTTTTTAGTAAAAAAACAAAAGCTGAAAAAGTAAGAATTTAA
- the araD gene encoding L-ribulose-5-phosphate 4-epimerase — MLEQLKQKVYEANMLLPKYNLITFTWGNVSGIDREKGLIVIKPSGVEYDVMKPEDMVVVDMEGNVVEGDLKPSSDTPTHVRLYKEFKEVGGIVHTHSKWATVFSQAGRGINPYGTTQADYFYGEIPCTRDMTREEIEKDYEYNTGEVIVERFKDLNPKYMPAVLVKNHGPFTWGKDPSEAVHNAVVLEEVAMMAFTTEMIMNSGVRSMPNTLLDKHFMRKHGPNAYYGQK, encoded by the coding sequence ATGTTAGAACAATTAAAACAAAAAGTATATGAAGCTAATATGCTTCTTCCAAAATATAATTTAATTACTTTTACTTGGGGAAATGTATCAGGAATAGATAGAGAAAAAGGTCTTATAGTAATTAAGCCATCAGGAGTAGAGTATGATGTTATGAAGCCAGAAGATATGGTAGTTGTAGACATGGAAGGAAATGTGGTTGAAGGTGATTTAAAGCCATCATCAGATACACCAACACATGTTAGATTGTATAAAGAGTTTAAAGAAGTTGGAGGCATTGTCCACACTCATTCTAAATGGGCAACAGTTTTTTCACAAGCAGGTAGAGGGATAAATCCATATGGAACAACTCAAGCTGATTATTTCTATGGAGAAATTCCATGTACTAGGGATATGACTAGAGAAGAAATTGAAAAAGATTATGAATACAATACTGGTGAAGTTATAGTTGAAAGATTTAAGGATTTAAATCCAAAATATATGCCAGCTGTATTAGTTAAAAATCATGGACCATTTACTTGGGGGAAAGACCCTTCAGAAGCAGTGCATAATGCAGTAGTTTTAGAAGAAGTAGCTATGATGGCATTTACTACAGAGATGATAATGAATTCAGGGGTAAGATCAATGCCAAATACTCTTTTAGATAAGCATTTTATGAGAAAGCATGGACCAAATGCCTATTATGGACAAAAATAA
- a CDS encoding transketolase family protein, giving the protein MGKATRESYGMALVELGKENENVVVLDADLSKSTKTADFKKDFSDRFFNVGIAEQNLMGMAAGLANVGKVPFASTFAVFASGRAFEVIRNSICYPKVNVKIAATHAGITVGEDGGSHQSVEDIALMTSLPNMTVLVPADHREAMAAVKAAAEMNGPVYLRFGRCATEDIYDENYKFEIGKGSQLTEGNDVAIIATGMLVAKALEAAKELEAEGIKARVINMATIKPIDREIIIKAAKETKGIVTAEEHSVIGGLGAMVSSVVCEECPTVVKKVGIQDTFGESGTPNELMEKYGLTAAEIVKQAKAILK; this is encoded by the coding sequence ATGGGAAAAGCAACGAGAGAATCATATGGAATGGCATTAGTTGAATTAGGAAAGGAAAATGAAAATGTAGTTGTTTTAGACGCAGACCTTTCAAAATCAACAAAGACAGCAGATTTCAAAAAGGACTTTAGTGATAGATTTTTCAATGTAGGTATAGCTGAACAAAACTTAATGGGTATGGCAGCAGGTCTTGCTAATGTTGGAAAAGTTCCATTTGCAAGTACATTTGCAGTTTTTGCATCAGGAAGAGCTTTTGAAGTAATCAGAAACTCAATCTGTTACCCAAAAGTAAATGTTAAAATAGCAGCAACTCATGCTGGTATCACAGTTGGAGAAGATGGTGGATCACACCAATCAGTAGAAGATATCGCTCTTATGACATCTCTACCAAACATGACTGTTTTAGTTCCTGCAGACCATAGAGAAGCTATGGCAGCTGTAAAAGCAGCAGCAGAAATGAATGGACCAGTTTACTTAAGATTCGGAAGATGTGCAACAGAAGACATCTATGATGAAAACTACAAGTTTGAAATTGGTAAGGGTTCACAATTAACAGAAGGTAACGATGTAGCAATCATAGCTACTGGTATGTTAGTTGCAAAGGCTCTTGAAGCTGCTAAAGAATTAGAAGCTGAAGGAATAAAAGCTAGAGTTATAAACATGGCTACTATCAAACCAATAGATAGAGAAATAATAATAAAAGCTGCTAAAGAAACTAAGGGTATAGTTACAGCTGAAGAACACTCAGTTATAGGTGGTCTTGGAGCTATGGTTTCATCAGTAGTTTGTGAAGAATGTCCAACAGTAGTTAAAAAGGTTGGTATTCAAGATACATTTGGTGAATCAGGTACTCCAAACGAATTAATGGAAAAGTACGGATTAACAGCTGCTGAAATAGTAAAACAAGCAAAAGCTATATTAAAGTAG
- a CDS encoding BsaA family SipW-dependent biofilm matrix protein, which translates to MSKKKIVSLLAATAVVVSVAGGTLAWFTSEYSVSNSFTTGKVGVEIEEQNFEDEIAEHWLPGTEVNKEVKMINTQKTDALVKTTITIKVQNAEELKDQLKEMVQLKYVDESLATDKIEKGEKWAKGNETEVVVNDDKSISYKIEYYYLDKIRKYQETAKLLDSVKLSEKAGNEWANKKIVIDVKADAVQAKNAAYTSWEDLKNEDILKVYDKISPKAKQN; encoded by the coding sequence ATGAGTAAAAAGAAAATAGTTTCATTATTAGCTGCAACAGCAGTAGTAGTAAGTGTTGCAGGAGGCACATTAGCTTGGTTTACTAGTGAATATAGCGTTTCAAACAGCTTTACAACTGGAAAAGTAGGGGTAGAAATAGAGGAACAAAACTTTGAAGACGAAATAGCAGAACATTGGCTACCAGGAACTGAAGTAAATAAAGAAGTTAAAATGATAAATACACAAAAAACAGATGCTTTAGTTAAAACTACTATTACAATAAAGGTTCAAAATGCTGAAGAATTAAAAGATCAATTAAAAGAAATGGTTCAATTAAAATATGTAGATGAATCTTTAGCAACTGATAAAATTGAAAAAGGTGAAAAATGGGCTAAAGGTAATGAAACAGAAGTTGTAGTAAATGATGACAAGAGTATATCATATAAAATAGAATACTACTATTTAGATAAAATAAGAAAATATCAAGAAACAGCTAAGCTGTTAGATTCAGTAAAATTATCAGAAAAAGCAGGAAATGAATGGGCTAATAAGAAAATTGTTATAGATGTTAAAGCAGATGCAGTTCAAGCAAAAAATGCAGCATATACATCATGGGAAGACCTTAAAAATGAAGATATACTAAAAGTATATGATAAAATAAGTCCAAAGGCTAAACAAAACTAA